One Triticum dicoccoides isolate Atlit2015 ecotype Zavitan chromosome 5B, WEW_v2.0, whole genome shotgun sequence genomic window carries:
- the LOC119308029 gene encoding serine/threonine-protein kinase D6PK-like, with protein MGSSGCSSEIVESNEDLGNAPVSGSSVLHINVKTEEKDGRRRGHPVEDELDQLLKAIDSRTYCRALSPGQAGADSLLKHGQKTPRSGSSQIAVPGICSKPVNMKQALRRHCISQASEMAAMKRLSMSPGSSSSSEAGTIHRLYASLMVQSSDGSLVHDDKKNLIEISITPEKISKNLSRGTSGFSEDCDFETADGSAVTSIHSASSTSIDIQKVRIQDVISGDPVESESSIVQNGKTHKQVSAATDDSPSRIPILIKPITTSRLVKPVFRCKTSSKSKMKEEQPSLGNSSNSTKFCSSKESISHVSTSSSSVSSISNPTSCAEGEINPGPEKCDERSSEWLTLEKGECSQNSKSSISEYGCSTSISDESQFGLCGYNNRPHMVKDLCWITIRQLALQQGPLGLDNFRLLKRLGCGDIGTVYLAELVDSDCLFALKVMDIEYLISRKKMLRAQAEREILEMLDHPFLPTLYAHFTTDNLSCLVMEYCPGGDLHVLRQRQPGRSFPEPSARFYVAEVLLALEYLHMLGVIYRDLKPENILVRDDGHIMLSDFDLSLRCSVSAVLLRSSSVAANHQPKKLTSPCAESYCINSSCLQPSCAQTSCFRPRPWVPRPRKPKSSLKRLPQLVVEPTEARSNSFVGTHEYLAPEIIKGDGHGSAVDWWTFGVFLYELLYGRTPFRGPGNDETLANVVSQNLRFPDNPVVSSNAKDLIRGLLVKEPENRLGTLRGAAEIKQHPFFEGLNWALIRSAAPPETRPCDVVTLATVRKKKEGKCLDFRSPEELEFEVF; from the exons ATGGGGTCGTCCGGTTGCAGCTCTGAGATAGTTGAGTCCAACGAAGACTTGGGTAATGCGCCCGTTAGTGGCTCCAGCGTGCTGCATATCAATGTGAAAACTGAGGAGAAAGATGGAAGACGTCGTGGTCATCCTGTGGAAGATGAGCTCGACCAGCTTCTTAAGGCGATTGATAGCAGGACTTACTGTCGAGCACTTAGCCCCGGCCAGGCCGGGGCAGATTCTTTGTTGAAGCATGGTCAAAAGACACCTAGGTCAGGGTCATCTCAAATTGCAGTCCCTGGGATATGCTCCAAACCTGTCAATATGAAGCAGGCACTGAGAAGGCATTGCATTTCCCAGGCGTCAGAAATGGCTGCAATGAAGAGGTTGTCGATGTCGCCTGGGTCATCAAGTTCATCGGAAGCAGGGACTATCCACAGGCTTTATGCCTCCTTGATGGTTCAGAGCAGTGATGGAAGCCTTGTGCATGATGATAAAAAGAACTTGATTGAGATATCAATCACTCCAGAAAAGATTAGTAAGAATCTATCTAGAGGAACAAGTGGCTTTAGTGAAGACTGTGATTTTGAGACAGCTGATGGAAGTGCAGTCACCTCCATCCATTCTGCATCTTCTACCTCAATTGATATACAAAAGGTCAGGATCCAAGATGTCATCAGTGGTGACCCTGTAGAAAGTGAGAGCTCCATTGTGCAAAATGGAAAAACGCATAAACAAGTTTCTGCGGCTACTGATGATAGTCCATCCAGAATCCCCATattgatcaaacccatcacaacatCCCGGCTCGTGAAGCCAGTTTTTCGATGCAAAACCAGCAGTAAGAGTAAAATGAAAGAAGAACAACCTTCACTTGGTAATTCTTCCAATAGTACTAAATTCTGCTCTTCAAAGGAATCCATTTCCCATGTATCAACCAGCTCCTCGTCGGTGTCCAGCATTAGTAATCCCACCAGCTGTGCAGAAGGGGAGATAAATCCAGGACCAGAAAAATGTGATGAGAGGTCGTCTGAATGGCTAACATTGGAAAAAGGTGAGTGCTCCCAGAATTCGAAGAGCAGCATTAGTGAGTATGGATGTAGCACTAGTATCAGCGATGAGAGCCAATTTGGCTTATGTGGCTATAACAACAGGCCCCATATGGTGAAGGATCTCTGTTGGATAACCATTCGCCAGTTGGCGTTGCAACAGGGACCCTTAGGACTTGACAACTTTAGGCTTCTGAAGAGGCTTGGATGTGGGGATATCGGGACTGTGTATCTTGCAGAATTGGTTGATTCAGATTGCTTGTTTGCTTTGAAGGTTATGGATATTGAGTACCTGATTAGTAGGAAAAAGATGCTACGAGCACAGGCTGAGAGAGAGATACTAGAAATGCTGGATCATCCTTTTCTTCCTACTCTTTATGCCCATTTTACGACAGACAATCTCTCATGCTTAGTCATGGAGTACTGTCCGGGTGGTGATTTGCACGTTCTTCGTCAAAGACAACCCGGTAGAAGCTTCCCAGAGCCATCTGCGAG GTTTTATGTTGCAGAAGTTCTCCTCGCGCTGGAATATCTTCACATGCTGGGAGTCATATACCGTGATCTTAAGCCAGAGAATATCCTGGTCCGCGATGATGGTCACATCATGCTATCAGATTTTGATCTCTCGTTAAGGTGTTCTGTTAGCGCCGTGCTCCTCCGGTCATCCTCGGTAGCAGCGAATCACCAACCAAAGAAGCTTACAAGCCCTTGTGCAGAGAGCTACTGCATCAACTCGTCGTGCCTCCAGCCCTCTTGTGCCCAAACGTCTTGTTTCAGGCCACGCCCCTGGGTACCGAGGCCTAGGAAGCCTAAATCTTCCCTGAAGAGGCTGCCTCAACTTGTTGTGGAGCCTACAGAAGCACGCTCCAATTCCTTTGTTGGCACACATGAGTATCTTGCACCAGAAATCATCAAAGGGGATGGTCACGGGAGTGCTGTTGACTGGTGGACGTTTGGTGTGTTCCTTTATGAACTTTTGTATGGTAGGACACCCTTCAGAGGTCCTGGGAATGATGAAACATTGGCAAATGTTGTTTCCCAGAATCTCCGGTTCCCGGATAACCCGGTTGTCAGCAGCAATGCAAAGGATCTCATCAGAGGATTGCTAGTCAAGGAGCCGGAGAACAGGCTGGGAACGTTGAGAGGAGCAGCTGAAATCAAGCAGCACCCTTTCTTTGAAGGGCTGAACTGGGCCTTGATACGATCTGCTGCCCCACCAGAGACACGGCCTTGCGATGTCGTGACTCTTGCGACGGTGCGGAAGAAGAAAGAAGGCAAATGTCTGGACTTCAGGAGCCCCGAGGAGCTGGAGTTTGAAGTTTTCTAG